The proteins below are encoded in one region of Pseudomonas sp. SCB32:
- a CDS encoding DMT family transporter, producing MISISRLTPRGALLGLHIGALMFGLSGIFGKLILAGPLIIVFGRALFGSLSLAAVFAGHLREQKRPTLKQAAMLVGGGLLLCTHWLTFFLAVKVGNVAVATLGFASFPAFTVLLEGLLFRERIHKGEYLVVALVCIGLVMVTPTLDLRDGATAGLLWGTVSGLLFALLSLANRVSVRGIDPIQAALCQNLTIIACLLPLVFVELPSVRGMDWLWLVALGVLCTGVAHSLFVASLRLIKARTAAVIFALEPVYGIAFATVLFGEAPSLRMLAGGALIIFATFLSARGSH from the coding sequence ATGATTTCCATTTCCCGACTCACTCCCCGCGGCGCCCTGCTCGGCCTGCACATCGGCGCCCTGATGTTCGGGCTGTCCGGCATCTTCGGCAAACTCATCCTCGCGGGCCCGTTGATCATCGTCTTCGGCCGCGCGCTGTTCGGCTCGCTGTCGCTGGCAGCTGTGTTCGCCGGGCACTTGCGCGAGCAAAAGCGCCCCACGTTGAAACAGGCCGCCATGCTGGTTGGCGGCGGCCTGCTGCTGTGCACGCACTGGCTGACCTTCTTCCTCGCGGTGAAGGTCGGCAACGTCGCGGTCGCTACCCTCGGCTTCGCCAGCTTCCCGGCCTTTACCGTGCTGCTGGAGGGGCTGCTGTTCCGCGAGCGCATCCACAAGGGCGAATACCTGGTGGTGGCGCTGGTGTGCATCGGCCTGGTGATGGTGACCCCGACACTGGATCTGCGCGATGGCGCTACCGCCGGACTGCTCTGGGGCACGGTGTCCGGCCTGCTGTTCGCGCTGCTGTCGCTGGCCAATCGGGTAAGCGTGCGCGGCATCGACCCGATCCAGGCGGCGCTGTGCCAGAACCTGACCATCATCGCCTGCCTGTTGCCGCTGGTGTTCGTCGAGCTGCCCTCGGTGCGTGGCATGGACTGGCTCTGGCTGGTCGCCCTGGGCGTACTCTGCACCGGCGTCGCTCACAGCCTGTTCGTCGCCAGCCTGCGGCTGATCAAGGCGCGCACGGCGGCGGTGATCTTCGCCCTGGAGCCGGTCTACGGCATCGCCTTCGCCACTGTGCTGTTCGGCGAGGCGCCGAGCCTGCGCATGCTGGCGGGAGGCGCGCTGATCATCTTCGCCACATTTCTCAGTGCACGCGGCTCGCACTGA
- a CDS encoding tRNA-binding protein yields MSADTIEWQDFERVELRVGTIVQAEPNVKARKPAYILQVDLGSLGLKTSSAQITAHYAIDDLVGRQVLCVCNFAPKSIAGVRSEVLVTGVYDSDDKVVLAGFDKPLPNGARLA; encoded by the coding sequence ATGTCGGCAGACACCATCGAATGGCAGGACTTCGAACGCGTCGAATTGCGCGTGGGCACCATCGTCCAGGCCGAGCCCAACGTGAAAGCGCGCAAGCCCGCCTACATCCTCCAGGTGGACCTCGGCTCGCTGGGGCTGAAGACCTCCAGCGCGCAGATCACTGCGCATTACGCCATTGACGACCTGGTGGGTCGCCAGGTGCTCTGCGTGTGCAACTTCGCGCCCAAGTCCATCGCCGGTGTGCGCTCGGAAGTGCTGGTCACCGGCGTCTACGACAGCGACGACAAGGTGGTGCTGGCCGGATTCGACAAGCCGCTGCCCAATGGCGCGCGGCTGGCCTGA
- a CDS encoding AraC family transcriptional regulator yields the protein MSQILSLRTYSHDHLAHSHSHAQLVLGLSGSLDFEVGGHGSLVTRQCFAVVPRDTHHACASPDGSRCLVLDLDDEDDLLGGLGLHADAGRRLLETPGQRLLNGDQAQLVNWLASSSLHDPVLARQGAILLLASLAAGQQRLDEPAHLPLASLDSYIDRHAAHPLQVADLARLAGLSAARFHARFLAETGQTPMDYVRQRRLQQGRDLLRGTHLPVGDIAAQVGYASQSAFTAALVRQFGTTPRQLRQEARDNSR from the coding sequence ATGAGCCAGATCCTCTCCCTGCGCACCTACAGCCACGACCACCTCGCCCACAGCCACAGCCATGCGCAACTGGTGCTGGGCCTTTCCGGCAGCCTGGACTTCGAGGTGGGCGGGCACGGCAGCCTGGTGACCCGGCAGTGTTTCGCGGTGGTCCCGCGCGATACCCACCACGCCTGCGCCAGCCCCGACGGCAGCCGCTGCCTGGTGCTCGACCTGGACGACGAGGACGACCTGCTCGGCGGCCTCGGCCTGCACGCCGACGCCGGCCGCCGCCTGCTGGAAACCCCCGGCCAGCGCCTGCTCAATGGCGATCAGGCACAACTGGTGAACTGGCTGGCCAGCAGCTCGCTGCACGACCCAGTGCTTGCCCGCCAGGGCGCCATCCTCCTGCTCGCCAGCCTCGCCGCCGGCCAGCAGCGCCTGGACGAGCCGGCGCACCTGCCGCTGGCCAGCCTCGACAGTTACATCGACCGCCACGCCGCGCACCCGCTGCAGGTGGCCGACCTGGCGCGTCTCGCCGGGCTGTCCGCCGCGCGCTTCCACGCCCGCTTCCTCGCCGAGACCGGACAGACACCCATGGACTACGTGCGCCAGCGCCGGCTGCAACAGGGCCGCGACCTGCTGCGCGGGACGCACCTGCCGGTGGGCGACATTGCCGCGCAGGTCGGCTACGCCTCGCAAAGCGCCTTCACCGCCGCTCTGGTGCGCCAGTTCGGCACCACACCGCGCCAGTTGCGCCAGGAGGCGCGCGACAATTCCCGCTAG
- a CDS encoding UDP-2,3-diacylglucosamine diphosphatase, whose protein sequence is MSSAQRMTPTKKQRVRTLWISDVHLGTRDCQAEHLAAFLKRYHADRVYLVGDIIDGWKLRSGMYWPQAHTNVIRRLLTMSKRGTEVIYVTGNHDEFLRRYSSLLLGNIRLVDEIEHTTADGRRLLVIHGDQFDVITRYHKWLAFLGDSAYEFTLTLNRWLNHWRSRYGYGYWSLSAYLKHKVKTAVNFISDFEEAIAHEVHKRGLNGVVCGHIHHAEIRQIGEVEYLNCGDWVESCSALIEHWDGSIQLYRLAEEQAQVTELTAVETAA, encoded by the coding sequence ATGAGCAGCGCGCAACGCATGACGCCGACGAAGAAACAACGCGTACGGACCCTGTGGATATCCGATGTCCACCTCGGCACCCGCGATTGCCAGGCCGAGCACCTGGCCGCCTTCCTCAAGCGCTACCACGCCGACCGCGTCTACCTGGTCGGCGACATCATCGATGGCTGGAAACTGCGCAGCGGCATGTACTGGCCGCAGGCACATACCAACGTGATCCGCCGTCTGCTGACCATGAGCAAGCGCGGCACCGAGGTGATCTACGTCACCGGTAACCACGACGAATTCCTGCGTCGCTATTCCTCGCTGCTGCTGGGCAACATCCGTCTGGTGGACGAGATCGAGCACACCACCGCCGACGGCCGCCGCCTGCTGGTGATCCACGGCGACCAGTTCGACGTGATCACCCGCTACCACAAGTGGCTGGCCTTCCTCGGCGACTCCGCCTACGAGTTCACCCTGACCCTGAACCGCTGGCTGAACCACTGGCGCAGCCGCTACGGCTATGGCTACTGGTCGCTGTCGGCGTACCTCAAGCACAAGGTGAAGACCGCGGTGAACTTCATCAGCGACTTCGAGGAAGCGATCGCCCATGAGGTGCACAAGCGCGGCCTCAATGGCGTGGTCTGCGGGCACATCCACCACGCGGAGATCCGCCAGATCGGCGAGGTGGAATACCTCAACTGCGGCGACTGGGTGGAATCCTGCTCGGCGCTGATCGAACACTGGGATGGCAGTATCCAGCTCTACCGGCTGGCCGAGGAGCAGGCGCAAGTCACGGAGCTGACGGCGGTCGAGACGGCGGCATGA
- a CDS encoding glycosyltransferase family 1 protein, translating into MRLLIVTDAWLPQINGVVTSLKALVAELEGLGHTVGLITPQDFRHRPCPSYPEIPLAWDLWKVGRKISEFAPDCVHLATEGPLGWAARRWLMRRGVKFSSAIHTRFPEYVSTRWPWLPLTWGYAFLRRFHAPSQAVLVSSERMREAFVEQGLKRLALWRKGVDLSRFQPGDGAPVAQPVFLYVGRLAREKNLEAFLNLDLPGLMRVVGDGPQRSELQARYPQAEFLGYQQGEALATAYRSASVLVFPSRTDTLGLVMYEALACGTPVAAFPVAGPLDVLEEGVTGALDDDLHSACMRALELDRQACALWARGQSWQLSAQEFLSLQVPLAELPVSEAPAC; encoded by the coding sequence ATGAGGCTGCTGATCGTCACCGATGCCTGGCTGCCGCAGATCAACGGCGTGGTCACCAGCCTCAAGGCGCTGGTGGCGGAGCTGGAAGGGTTGGGCCACACGGTCGGGCTGATCACCCCGCAGGATTTCCGGCATCGCCCATGCCCCAGCTATCCGGAAATTCCCCTGGCCTGGGACCTGTGGAAGGTCGGCCGGAAGATCAGCGAGTTCGCCCCTGACTGCGTGCATCTTGCCACCGAAGGCCCACTGGGATGGGCCGCCCGGCGCTGGCTGATGCGCCGGGGCGTGAAGTTCAGCAGCGCCATTCACACGCGCTTTCCCGAATACGTGAGCACCCGCTGGCCCTGGCTGCCACTGACCTGGGGCTACGCCTTCCTGCGCCGCTTCCATGCGCCCAGCCAGGCCGTGCTAGTCAGTAGCGAGCGGATGCGTGAGGCCTTTGTCGAGCAGGGGCTCAAGCGTTTGGCGCTGTGGCGCAAGGGTGTCGACCTGTCGCGTTTCCAGCCGGGCGATGGGGCGCCTGTGGCGCAGCCGGTGTTTCTCTATGTCGGGCGCCTGGCGCGGGAGAAGAATCTCGAAGCCTTCCTGAATCTGGATCTGCCGGGGCTCATGCGCGTGGTGGGTGACGGCCCGCAGCGATCCGAGCTGCAAGCGCGTTATCCACAGGCGGAATTCCTCGGCTATCAACAGGGCGAGGCGCTGGCGACGGCCTATCGCAGCGCCAGTGTTCTGGTGTTCCCCTCGCGGACCGATACCCTCGGGCTTGTGATGTACGAGGCGCTGGCCTGCGGCACGCCCGTGGCGGCCTTCCCGGTGGCGGGGCCGCTGGATGTACTGGAGGAGGGCGTGACCGGTGCGCTGGACGACGACCTGCACAGCGCCTGTATGCGAGCGCTGGAACTGGACCGTCAGGCCTGCGCGCTCTGGGCGCGTGGCCAGTCCTGGCAGTTGTCCGCGCAGGAATTCCTTTCCCTGCAGGTACCCTTGGCGGAGCTGCCGGTCAGCGAAGCACCGGCCTGCTGA
- a CDS encoding GNAT family N-acetyltransferase, producing the protein MPIQTLARLADVDTRQWNALLPDDQPFLRHAFLCALEESGSVGGRTGWVPAHRVLFGDDGRLLAAAPAYLKSHSYGEYVFDWSWADACQRAGIRYYPKLLVGIPFTPVGGARLLGAPEAALSLVGALAGEVDEARCSGVHVNFTDVAADALLGGADGWMERLGCQYHWRNRGYRDFSDFLDALSSRKRKQLRKEREQVAGLGIDFVWMEGRELSEAHWDFVYACYSSTYEVRGQAPYLTRAFFSLLGERMPEAVRVVFAHRGGRPVAMAFSLVGGDTLYGRYWGCLAEFDRLHFETCFYQGIDFAIGHGLQRFDAGAQGEHKLIRGFEPVITRSWHRLGHPGLREAVAEFLEQERAGILAYAEEAWAALPYRQDGA; encoded by the coding sequence ATGCCTATCCAGACCCTTGCCCGCCTCGCCGATGTGGATACCCGCCAGTGGAATGCCCTGCTGCCGGACGACCAGCCGTTCCTGCGTCACGCCTTTCTCTGCGCGCTGGAGGAAAGCGGCAGCGTAGGTGGCCGCACCGGCTGGGTGCCGGCCCATCGCGTCCTGTTCGGCGACGATGGACGCCTGCTTGCCGCCGCGCCGGCCTACCTGAAGAGCCATTCCTACGGCGAATACGTGTTCGACTGGAGCTGGGCCGATGCCTGCCAGCGGGCCGGCATCCGCTATTACCCCAAGCTACTGGTGGGCATTCCCTTCACCCCGGTGGGTGGCGCACGTCTGCTCGGCGCGCCCGAGGCGGCGCTCAGCCTGGTCGGTGCGTTGGCGGGGGAGGTGGATGAGGCGCGCTGTTCCGGGGTGCACGTGAACTTCACCGATGTCGCCGCCGATGCCCTGCTCGGCGGTGCCGACGGCTGGATGGAGCGCCTGGGCTGCCAGTACCACTGGCGCAACCGGGGCTACCGGGATTTTTCGGACTTCCTCGATGCGCTCAGTTCGCGCAAGCGCAAGCAGCTGCGCAAGGAGCGCGAGCAGGTTGCGGGGCTGGGTATCGATTTCGTCTGGATGGAGGGCCGGGAGCTTTCCGAGGCGCACTGGGATTTCGTCTATGCCTGCTACAGCAGCACCTATGAGGTGCGCGGACAGGCGCCGTACCTGACACGGGCCTTCTTCAGCCTGCTCGGCGAGCGGATGCCGGAGGCGGTTCGCGTGGTCTTCGCCCACCGTGGCGGGCGTCCTGTGGCCATGGCGTTCAGCCTGGTTGGCGGCGATACCCTGTATGGCCGCTACTGGGGCTGCCTGGCGGAGTTCGACCGCCTGCATTTCGAGACCTGCTTCTACCAGGGCATCGATTTCGCCATTGGCCACGGCCTGCAACGCTTCGATGCCGGGGCGCAGGGCGAGCACAAGCTGATTCGCGGCTTCGAGCCGGTGATCACGCGATCCTGGCATCGCCTGGGTCATCCTGGATTGCGGGAGGCGGTGGCGGAGTTTCTGGAGCAGGAGCGTGCTGGGATTCTTGCCTATGCCGAAGAAGCGTGGGCAGCGTTGCCTTATCGGCAGGATGGCGCCTGA
- a CDS encoding DUF2790 domain-containing protein yields MKLASVVSAVISSLAPMAFAQDAIKNPGADLPATEYHYGMALDVDKVLHRTDNSSKVGIVPAYMVYQDHQGETHKVRFLEWGGRTSHS; encoded by the coding sequence ATGAAGCTTGCCTCTGTCGTGTCGGCCGTGATCTCCAGCCTCGCCCCGATGGCTTTTGCCCAGGACGCCATCAAGAACCCCGGCGCCGACCTGCCGGCCACCGAGTACCACTACGGCATGGCCCTGGACGTGGACAAGGTGCTGCACCGCACCGACAACTCCAGCAAGGTCGGTATCGTGCCGGCGTACATGGTCTACCAGGACCACCAGGGCGAAACCCACAAGGTCCGCTTCCTCGAATGGGGCGGTCGCACCAGCCACAGCTGA
- a CDS encoding cbb3-type cytochrome c oxidase subunit 3, with product MTLWLGLTGLLALYFGVGWTLRAHRERGIEEASMLPFADDEEVARRMEKATGRSHTGCACPGRCRGDCEHWRDWTP from the coding sequence ATGACGCTATGGCTGGGTCTGACCGGCCTGCTGGCGCTGTATTTCGGCGTCGGCTGGACCCTGAGGGCGCACCGCGAGCGTGGCATCGAGGAGGCCAGCATGCTGCCCTTCGCCGATGACGAGGAGGTGGCCCGACGCATGGAAAAGGCCACCGGACGCAGCCACACCGGCTGCGCCTGCCCCGGCCGGTGCCGGGGCGACTGCGAGCACTGGCGCGACTGGACGCCATGA
- the ccoN gene encoding cytochrome-c oxidase, cbb3-type subunit I → MNTRSTEQAYNYKVVRQFAIMTVVWGVVGMAMGVLIASQLVWPQLNLDLPWTSFGRLRPLHTSLVIFAFGGCALFATSYYTVQRTCQTRLFSDSLAAFTFWGWQALIVVMLVSLPLGYTTTKEYAEIEFSGAVWMAIVWVAYAVVFFGTLMKRKTAHIYVGNWFFAAFIVVTAMLHIVNHLSIPVSWFKSYPVYSGATDAMVQWWYGHNAVGFFLTTGFLGMMYYFVPKQAGRPVYSYRLSIVHFWALITLYIWAGPHHLHYTALPDWAQSLGMVMSLILLAPSWGGMINGMMTLSGAWNKLRTDPILRFLVVSLAFYGMSTFEGPMMAIKTVNALSHYTDWTIGHVHAGALGWVAMISIGSLYHLIPKVFGREQMHSIGLINAHFWLATIGTVLYIASMWVNGITQGLMWRAVNADGTLTYSFVEALQASHPGFVVRMTGGMMFLSGMLLMAWNTWMTVRRAQPQAMLAAERMA, encoded by the coding sequence ATGAACACGAGAAGCACGGAGCAGGCGTACAACTACAAGGTGGTTCGCCAGTTCGCCATCATGACGGTGGTCTGGGGCGTCGTCGGCATGGCCATGGGGGTACTGATCGCCTCCCAACTGGTCTGGCCGCAACTGAACCTTGACCTGCCGTGGACCAGTTTCGGGCGCCTGCGCCCGCTGCACACCAGCCTGGTGATCTTCGCCTTCGGCGGTTGCGCGCTGTTCGCCACCAGCTATTACACCGTGCAGCGCACCTGCCAGACGCGACTGTTTTCCGACAGCCTCGCTGCCTTCACCTTCTGGGGCTGGCAGGCGCTGATCGTGGTGATGCTGGTCAGCCTGCCCCTGGGCTACACCACCACCAAGGAATACGCCGAAATCGAGTTCAGCGGCGCGGTGTGGATGGCCATCGTCTGGGTCGCCTACGCGGTGGTGTTCTTCGGCACCCTGATGAAGCGCAAGACCGCGCACATCTATGTGGGCAACTGGTTCTTCGCCGCCTTCATCGTGGTCACCGCGATGCTGCACATCGTCAACCACCTGTCGATTCCGGTGAGCTGGTTCAAGTCCTACCCGGTGTACTCCGGCGCCACCGACGCCATGGTGCAGTGGTGGTACGGCCATAACGCGGTGGGCTTCTTCCTCACCACCGGTTTCCTCGGGATGATGTATTACTTCGTGCCCAAGCAGGCCGGGCGCCCGGTGTATTCCTACCGGCTCTCTATCGTGCACTTCTGGGCGCTGATCACCCTGTACATCTGGGCAGGTCCGCACCACCTGCACTACACCGCATTGCCCGACTGGGCGCAGTCACTGGGCATGGTGATGTCGCTGATCCTGCTGGCGCCGAGCTGGGGCGGGATGATCAACGGCATGATGACCCTCTCCGGCGCCTGGAATAAGTTGCGCACCGACCCGATCCTGCGCTTCCTGGTGGTCTCGCTGGCGTTCTACGGCATGTCGACCTTTGAGGGCCCCATGATGGCGATCAAGACCGTCAACGCCCTGTCTCACTACACTGACTGGACCATCGGCCACGTCCATGCCGGCGCGCTGGGCTGGGTAGCGATGATTTCCATCGGCTCGCTCTATCACCTGATCCCCAAGGTCTTCGGTCGCGAACAGATGCACAGCATCGGACTGATCAACGCACACTTCTGGCTGGCCACCATCGGCACGGTGCTGTACATCGCCTCCATGTGGGTCAACGGCATCACCCAGGGCCTGATGTGGCGGGCGGTCAACGCCGACGGCACGCTCACCTACTCCTTCGTCGAAGCGCTGCAGGCCAGCCACCCCGGCTTCGTGGTGCGCATGACCGGCGGGATGATGTTCCTCAGCGGCATGCTGCTGATGGCCTGGAACACCTGGATGACCGTGCGCCGCGCGCAGCCGCAGGCCATGCTCGCTGCCGAGCGGATGGCCTGA
- a CDS encoding NUDIX hydrolase has product MHHDDFTGAKLALFHAGQLVVYKRDEKPGLPYPGCWDFPGGGREGRETPVQCALRELEEEFAIRLDEQRIEWQRRYRATHGPAPWAWFLVARLEQAEFDAIRFGDEGQYWRLMRVSEYLAHEQAVDYLQERLRHFLAGRLEID; this is encoded by the coding sequence ATGCATCACGACGACTTCACCGGCGCCAAACTTGCGCTGTTCCATGCCGGCCAGCTGGTGGTCTACAAGCGCGACGAGAAGCCCGGCCTCCCCTACCCCGGCTGCTGGGACTTCCCCGGCGGCGGCCGCGAGGGGCGCGAAACACCGGTGCAATGCGCCCTGCGCGAGCTCGAGGAAGAGTTCGCCATACGCCTGGATGAGCAGCGTATCGAGTGGCAGCGCCGCTACCGCGCCACCCACGGTCCCGCCCCCTGGGCCTGGTTCCTGGTGGCACGCCTGGAACAGGCCGAGTTCGACGCCATCCGTTTCGGCGACGAAGGCCAGTACTGGCGCCTGATGCGCGTCAGCGAATACCTCGCCCACGAGCAGGCGGTGGATTACCTGCAGGAACGCCTGCGGCATTTTCTCGCAGGGCGCCTCGAGATCGACTGA
- the rluB gene encoding 23S rRNA pseudouridine(2605) synthase RluB — translation MTDTHENLEELTPAPAGEKLQKVLARMGVGSRRDVEAWIEEGRVKVNGAVAALGQRVGDRDAIAVDDRLLKREKIEEHVRRVLIYNKPEGEVCTRDDPEGRPTVFDRLPRLRSGRWINVGRLDINTTGLLMFTTDGELANRLMHPSYEMDREYAVRVRGEVDEEMIERLKAGVMLEDGPAKFSDIQEAPGGEGFNHWYHVVVMEGRNREVRRLWESQGVIVSRLKRVRFGPVFLTSELTMGRYREMGQRELDILSEEVGLTPIALPAVSTKTKEKVERQERKLGKKLAPSERPGRGSRSRREHGDDEHSHRAPRPAAGERPSRAPRDGDERPARAPRDAGGDRPARAPRDAGDRPARGPRSDSADSRAPRKPRDAGSDRPARAPRDAGDRPARGPRNEAGEGRAPRKPRDAGSDRPARAPRDGADRPARGPRSDAGEGRAPRKAPSDRPARAPERDKGAPLAERPGKPARKPIAKRRPQAAGDGMRPGFKR, via the coding sequence ATGACCGACACGCACGAAAACCTTGAAGAACTTACCCCAGCCCCGGCCGGCGAGAAACTGCAGAAAGTCCTCGCGCGCATGGGCGTGGGCTCGCGCCGTGACGTCGAGGCCTGGATCGAAGAAGGCCGCGTCAAGGTCAATGGCGCCGTGGCCGCCCTTGGCCAGCGCGTGGGCGACCGCGATGCCATCGCCGTCGATGACCGCCTGCTCAAGCGCGAGAAGATCGAAGAGCACGTCCGTCGCGTGCTGATCTACAACAAGCCCGAAGGCGAAGTCTGCACCCGCGACGATCCGGAAGGCCGTCCGACCGTGTTCGATCGTCTGCCGCGCCTGCGCAGCGGTCGCTGGATCAACGTCGGCCGCCTGGACATCAACACCACCGGCCTGCTGATGTTCACCACCGACGGTGAGCTGGCCAACCGCCTGATGCACCCGTCCTACGAGATGGATCGCGAGTACGCTGTGCGCGTGCGTGGCGAAGTCGACGAAGAGATGATCGAGCGCCTGAAAGCCGGCGTGATGCTCGAAGACGGCCCGGCCAAGTTCAGCGACATCCAGGAAGCGCCCGGTGGCGAAGGCTTCAACCACTGGTACCACGTGGTGGTGATGGAAGGCCGTAACCGCGAAGTCCGCCGTCTGTGGGAATCCCAGGGCGTGATCGTCAGCCGCCTGAAGCGCGTGCGCTTCGGACCGGTGTTCCTGACCTCCGAACTGACCATGGGCCGCTACCGCGAAATGGGCCAGCGCGAGCTGGACATCCTCAGCGAGGAAGTCGGCCTGACCCCGATCGCCCTGCCGGCGGTTTCCACCAAGACCAAGGAGAAGGTCGAGCGCCAGGAGCGCAAGCTCGGCAAGAAGCTGGCGCCCAGCGAGCGTCCGGGCCGCGGCTCGCGTTCGCGCAGGGAACACGGCGACGACGAGCATTCGCACCGCGCGCCGCGTCCGGCAGCAGGCGAGCGTCCGTCCCGTGCTCCGCGTGACGGCGACGAGCGTCCGGCCCGCGCCCCGCGTGATGCTGGCGGTGATCGTCCTGCTCGCGCTCCGCGCGATGCCGGTGATCGTCCGGCTCGTGGCCCGCGTAGCGACTCCGCTGACAGCCGTGCCCCGCGCAAACCGCGTGATGCTGGCAGTGATCGTCCTGCTCGCGCTCCGCGTGATGCGGGTGATCGTCCGGCCCGTGGTCCGCGTAATGAAGCTGGCGAAGGCCGCGCTCCGCGCAAGCCGCGTGACGCGGGTAGTGATCGTCCCGCCCGCGCTCCGCGCGATGGCGCCGATCGTCCGGCCCGTGGCCCGCGCAGCGATGCCGGCGAAGGCCGTGCTCCGCGCAAGGCTCCGAGCGACCGTCCGGCTCGCGCTCCCGAGCGTGACAAGGGCGCCCCGCTGGCCGAGCGTCCGGGCAAGCCGGCGCGCAAGCCGATCGCCAAGCGTCGTCCGCAGGCTGCCGGTGACGGCATGCGTCCGGGCTTCAAGCGCTAA
- a CDS encoding GGDEF domain-containing protein, which produces MVPPKQSNTIDFDAAKLQRLAAQEPRQRSGRPLDLLELRQQLNLQLQVSLEAERILAVFFTEIQRLLPVDYLAYQHTGADLRLEFGDSAQHCAGYRLIHEGEYLGELSFRRRQRFSEAELAQLESLMASLLYPLRNALLYRAAVQSALRDALTGTGNRIAMDQALTREVEVARRHLQPLSVLMLDLDHFKQINDVHGHSIGDDAVAAVIKASLRNVDMVFRFGGEEFLVLLSNTPGSSAAQVGERLRRAVEELHLAIDGKGLPLSISLGCASLNAGESVDDLLRRADNALYEAKRDGRNRLACAS; this is translated from the coding sequence ATGGTTCCCCCCAAGCAGTCCAACACCATCGACTTCGATGCCGCCAAGCTCCAGCGCTTGGCCGCCCAGGAGCCGCGCCAGCGCTCCGGGCGGCCGCTCGACCTGCTGGAGCTACGCCAGCAGCTGAACCTGCAGCTGCAGGTGAGCCTGGAAGCCGAACGCATTCTGGCGGTGTTCTTCACTGAGATTCAGCGCCTGCTGCCGGTCGATTACCTGGCCTACCAGCACACCGGGGCCGACCTGCGGCTGGAATTTGGCGACTCAGCGCAACACTGCGCCGGCTATCGCCTCATCCATGAAGGCGAGTACCTGGGGGAACTCAGCTTCCGCCGCCGGCAGCGCTTCTCCGAGGCCGAACTGGCCCAGCTGGAATCGCTGATGGCCTCCCTCCTCTATCCCCTGCGCAATGCCCTGCTCTACCGTGCCGCGGTACAGTCAGCGCTGCGCGACGCGCTCACCGGCACCGGCAATCGCATCGCCATGGACCAGGCACTGACCCGCGAGGTCGAAGTCGCCCGGCGCCACCTGCAACCGCTGTCGGTGCTGATGCTCGACCTGGACCACTTCAAGCAGATCAACGACGTGCATGGCCACAGCATCGGTGACGACGCCGTGGCCGCGGTGATCAAGGCCAGCCTGCGCAATGTCGACATGGTGTTCCGCTTCGGTGGCGAGGAGTTCCTCGTGCTGCTCTCCAATACCCCCGGCAGCAGCGCGGCCCAGGTCGGCGAGCGGCTGCGGCGTGCCGTGGAGGAGCTGCACCTGGCCATCGACGGCAAAGGTTTGCCGCTCTCCATCAGCCTGGGCTGCGCCTCGCTCAACGCCGGCGAGTCGGTGGACGATCTGCTGCGGCGCGCCGATAACGCGCTGTACGAAGCCAAGCGCGACGGGCGCAATCGGTTGGCCTGCGCTAGCTAA
- a CDS encoding YciK family oxidoreductase, giving the protein MFDYSARPDLLKGRVILVTGAGRGIGRAASLAFAAHGATVLLLGKTEDYLNEVYDEIVAAGHPEPVVIPLNLETTLPHQYDELAATIEQEFGKLDGLLHNASILGLRSPIEQISTDNFTRVMQVNVNAMFSLTHTLLPLLKLSEDASVIFTSSSVGRKGRAYWGAYAVSKFATEGLMQVLADECEDISSVRANSVNPGATRTAMRAHAYPGENAFNNPLPEDIMPVYLYLMGPDSKGVNGQAFNAQD; this is encoded by the coding sequence ATGTTCGACTATTCCGCCCGCCCCGACCTGCTCAAGGGCCGCGTGATCCTGGTGACCGGGGCCGGTCGCGGCATCGGCCGGGCCGCCTCGCTCGCCTTCGCCGCCCACGGCGCCACCGTACTGCTGCTGGGCAAGACCGAGGACTACCTCAACGAGGTCTACGACGAGATCGTCGCCGCCGGCCATCCGGAACCGGTAGTGATCCCGCTGAACCTGGAAACCACCCTGCCGCACCAGTACGACGAGCTGGCGGCCACCATCGAGCAGGAATTCGGCAAGCTCGACGGCCTGCTGCACAACGCCTCGATCCTTGGCCTGCGTTCGCCCATCGAGCAGATTTCCACCGACAACTTCACCCGCGTCATGCAGGTGAACGTCAACGCCATGTTCAGCCTCACCCACACCCTGCTGCCGCTGCTCAAGCTCTCCGAGGACGCCTCGGTGATCTTCACCTCCAGCAGCGTTGGTCGTAAGGGCCGCGCTTACTGGGGTGCCTACGCGGTATCCAAGTTCGCCACCGAGGGCCTGATGCAGGTGCTGGCGGACGAGTGCGAGGACATCAGCAGCGTGCGCGCCAACAGCGTCAACCCCGGCGCGACCCGCACCGCGATGCGCGCCCACGCCTATCCGGGCGAGAACGCCTTCAACAATCCGCTGCCCGAAGACATCATGCCGGTCTACCTGTACCTCATGGGCCCTGACAGCAAGGGCGTCAACGGCCAGGCCTTCAACGCCCAGGACTGA